The stretch of DNA GGTCAAAGTAATTGGATTGAGCGAGAGATCTTTGAGCGTGGTGACGCTGTAGGAGTGTTACCTTACGATCCTTTTTTACAAAAAGTTGTGCTAATTGAGCAAGTGAGAATTGGCGCTCAGGCATCAAAGGATACACCTTGGTTATTAGAGGTGATCGCGGGTATGGTTGATAAAGAACATGAAGATTTAGAGGATGTCGCGAAAAGGGAGTCGTTAGAAGAGGCGAATTTGCACATTGATACATTGACACCTATGTTAAGTTATTTATCCAGTCCGGGCGGAACTAGCGAGCGACTTTATTTATACTTAGGTGTGATAAATAGTGAAAATGTTGGTGGGGTTCATGGCTTAGATGACGAAAACGAGGATATAAAAGTTCATGTGATGGATGTTGAGCATGCGTTTGAACTTCTAGATTCAGGAGTCATTGATAATGCAGCGACTGTGATTAGCCTGCAATGGCTCAAATTAAACAAAGATAAGATAGACAGTAACGCTTCTGTTACAGAGTAAAATAGAGAATATATGAATACAGTCAAAAAAGAGAAGTACGTAGTTGATCTGCAAAAGTTACAAAGTATTTGTAGTCGCAACTATGCGTTATTGCTTCGATTACTGCCACTGGATTATTCAAACCAGCAAACTTGGCAGATTGAGCTTGGACAAGGTCTCTATTTTATATTGTCTGTTCTTGACGTTACGCCCTATACAGAGCAATTTAAGCTAGTTCAAAAAAGTAATTTGCCAACATTAGTTGGACAACTAGAAATAGAGTTTCGACTTTATCACGACGCACAAATGGTGGAAGTGACAAAGTATCAGCAACAAGACAGAATTAGGGCGAATAATCCCTATCCAAACTCTAAGTTGCATCATAAAGACGAGAAAACCCAGATTAACGCTTTACTAAAAGATTGGTTAAACCTGGCCATTGATCATCAATTCAATAAGTCCAAAGAGGCGGTGTTGCGAAACTCAGCATCAAACTAAGTTAACGATAAAAGAAGTCACCATGCGTAGTATTATATATCTCCACGGATTTCACTCTTCACCAATGTCCGAAAAAGCAAAGCAGTTTGTCGAATATGTTGAACAAAACTATCCCGATATTAACGTTTATGCTCCTCAGTTAGCGGTATATCCTATTGATGCAATTAACACAGTAGAAGGTTTAGTTACTGAACTAAAAAATAGTAGCGAGCTACTTGGTATTGTAGGAAGTAGCCTAGGTGGGTATATAAGCACTTACATTCACAATAAGTACGATGTGCCAGCGGTGGTGATTAATCCAGCCGTAAAACCGTTTGAATTATTAGAAGAATACATCGGTGAGCAAATTCATCCAATCACCGGTGAGCAGTATGTGCTTGAACCTCGACATATGTTGCAACTACAACATATTTATCAGCCAACAATTAAGTGTCCCAACAAAGTTTGGTGCTTACAGCAAGAAGGCGATGAAGTGTTAGATTATCGCCAAGCTAGTGAGCATTATAAAGAGTCAGTATTAACCTTGGAGCCTGGTGGCGATCATAGTTTTGTTGGCTTTAATCGATACTTACCAAAGATAGTAGAATTTTTCCTTTAAGTTTGACTCAATCCTAGTTAACCTTCATTTAGAACCTAAAATTAGAATAATAAGCGCTATGACAAATCAATCTTATAATGCAGAAGCAATCGAAGTATTAAACGGCCTAGAGCCTGTTCGTCGTCGCCCTGGAATGTACACAGATACAACGCGTCCAAATCACTTGGCGCAAGAAGTCATCGATAACAGTGTCGATGAAGCACTTGCTGGTCACGCGACTAACATAGTGGTGACTTTGCACGAAGATAATTCATTAGAAGTATCAGACGATGGCCGTGGTATGCCGGTTGATATTCACCCGGAAGAAGGTATTCCAGGAGTAGAATTAATTCTTACTAAACTGCACGCTGGTGGCAAGTTTTCTAACAGCAATTATGAGTTCTCTGGTGGTTTACATGGTGTAGGTGTTTCAGTCGTAAATGCTTTAACTACCCGAATGGAAGTACGAGTTCGCCGTGACGCACAAGAATACCTTATTGCTTTTGAAAATGGTGACAAGGTTCAGGACCTCGAAGTTATTGG from Psychrosphaera aestuarii encodes:
- a CDS encoding NUDIX domain-containing protein codes for the protein MANSKYTPLFDNKNIEIKSVERVFNGFFKINKFTFRHSLFKGGQSNWIEREIFERGDAVGVLPYDPFLQKVVLIEQVRIGAQASKDTPWLLEVIAGMVDKEHEDLEDVAKRESLEEANLHIDTLTPMLSYLSSPGGTSERLYLYLGVINSENVGGVHGLDDENEDIKVHVMDVEHAFELLDSGVIDNAATVISLQWLKLNKDKIDSNASVTE
- a CDS encoding DUF1249 domain-containing protein produces the protein MNTVKKEKYVVDLQKLQSICSRNYALLLRLLPLDYSNQQTWQIELGQGLYFILSVLDVTPYTEQFKLVQKSNLPTLVGQLEIEFRLYHDAQMVEVTKYQQQDRIRANNPYPNSKLHHKDEKTQINALLKDWLNLAIDHQFNKSKEAVLRNSASN
- a CDS encoding YqiA/YcfP family alpha/beta fold hydrolase, with product MRSIIYLHGFHSSPMSEKAKQFVEYVEQNYPDINVYAPQLAVYPIDAINTVEGLVTELKNSSELLGIVGSSLGGYISTYIHNKYDVPAVVINPAVKPFELLEEYIGEQIHPITGEQYVLEPRHMLQLQHIYQPTIKCPNKVWCLQQEGDEVLDYRQASEHYKESVLTLEPGGDHSFVGFNRYLPKIVEFFL